A window of Juglans regia cultivar Chandler chromosome 7, Walnut 2.0, whole genome shotgun sequence contains these coding sequences:
- the LOC109008616 gene encoding ATPase 9, plasma membrane-type isoform X2 — MAGLAPKTKVLRDGRWTEQEAAILVPGDVISIKLGDIIPADARLLEGDPLKIDQSALTGESLPVTKNPGHEVFSGSTVKQGELEAVVIATGVHTFFGKAAHLVDSTNQEGHFQKVLTAIGNFCICSIALGMIIEIVVMYPVQKRDYRNGIDNLLVLLIGGIPIAMPTVLSVTMAIGSHRLSKQGAITKRMTAIEEMAGMDVLCSDKTGTLTLNKLTVDKTMIEVFVKDVNQDALILLGARASRVENQDAIDACIVGMLGDPKEAREGINEVHFFPFNPVDKRTAITYIDSEGNWHRVSKGAPEQIIELCNLREDVKEKAHAIIAKFADRGLRSLAVARQAVPEKTKESAGGPWQFVGLLPLFDPPRHDSAETIRRALNLGVNVKMITGDQLAIGKETGRRLGMGTNMYPSSSLLGDHKDESIAALPVDELIEKADGFAGVFPGNWTAFFILIEIYAAFTCSHLNIPTEHKYEIVKRLQERKHICGMTGDGVNDAPALKRADIGIAVSDATDAAQGASDIVLTEPGLSVIISAVLTSRAIFQRMKNYTIYAVSITIRIVLGFMLLALIWKFDFSPFMVLVIAILNDGTIMTISKDRVKPSPLPDSWKLKEIFATGIVLGTYLAVMTVVFFWAAHETDFFSDKFGVRSIRNNNEELTAAVYLQVSIVSQALIFVTRSRSLSYVERPGLLLVVAFLIAQLVATIIAVYGNWGFARIRGIGWGWAGVIWIYSVVFYIPLDILKFIIRYVLSGKAWNNLLENKTAFTTKKDYGRGEREAQWAAAQRSLHGLHPPETSEPFTDKNNHGELSEIAEQAKRRAEVARLRELHTLKGHVESVVKLKGLDIETIQQHYTV, encoded by the exons ATGGCAGGTCTTGCGCCAAAAACCAAG GTTCTGAGAGATGGAAGATGGACAGAGCAAGAGGCTGCAATCTTAGTACCGGGAGATGTGATTAGTATTAAGTTAGGAGATATTATCCCAGCTGATGCTCGTCTCTTGGAGGGAGACCCGCTCAAGATCGACCAGTCTGCCCTAACTGGTGAGTCTCTGCCGGTTACAAAGAATCCGGGTCATGAAGTCTTCTCTGGGTCCACTGTCAAACAAGGTGAGCTAGAGGCCGTTGTGATTGCCACTGGGGTGCACACCTTCTTTGGCAAGGCTGCTCACCTGGTCGACAGCACCAACCAGGAAGGACACTTCCAAAAG GTGTTGACTGCCATTGGAAACTTCTGCATATGCTCGATCGCTCTGGGGATGATAATAGAGATAGTTGTTATGTACCCAGTTCAGAAACGTGATTACAGGAATGGGATCGACAATCTATTGGTGCTTCTCATTGGGGGCATCCCAATAGCTATGCCTACTGTTTTGTCTGTGACAATGGCTATTGGTTCCCACCGGCTGTCAAAACAGGGTGCTATCACCAAGAGGATGACAGCCATTGAAGAGATGGCTGGAATGGATGTTCTCTGTAGTGACAAGACCGGGACTCTTACTCTCAACAAGCTTACTGTAGACAAGACCATGATAGAG GTATTTGTGAAGGATGTGAACCAGGACGCTCTGATTTTACTTGGGGCCAGGGCTTCCAGGGTTGAGAATCAGGATGCAATTGACGCTTGTATTGTTGGGATGTTGGGTGACCCCAAGGAG GCGCGAGAAGGTATCAATGAGGTGCATTTCTTTCCCTTTAACCCAGTTGACAAGCGTACGGCCATAACATACATCGACTCTGAAGGCAATTGGCACCGAGTTAGCAAAGGCGCCCCAGAGCAG ATCATTGAGCTCTGCAACCTCCGGGAAGATGTAAAAGAGAAAGCCCATGCAATCATTGCCAAGTTTGCTGATCGTGGTCTTCGCTCTCTTGCTGTTGCTAGACAA GCGGTGCCAGAAAAAACCAAGGAGAGCGCAGGAGGACCATGGCAATTTGTGGGTCTATTGCCTCTCTTTGATCCTCCGAGACATGACAGTGCAGAGACCATTCGCCGAGCCCTCAATCTTGGTGTCAATGTTAAAATGATCACAGGTGATCAGCTCGCCATTGGGAAGGAGACTGGTCGCAGGCTTGGCATGGGAACAAACATGTATccttcctcctccctcctcGGTGATCATAAAGACGAGTCCATTGCTGCCCTTCCTGTTGATGAGCTTATTGAGAAGGCTGATGGCTTTGCTGGCGTCTTCCCTGGTAATTGGACTGCATTCTTCATTTTGATTGAGATCTATGCGGCGTTCACCTGTAGCCATCTCAACATT CCTACAGAACACAAATATGAAATCGTGAAGAGGCTGCAAGAGAGGAAGCATATATGTGGGATGACTGGAGATGGTGTAAATGATGCCCCGGCTCTAAAGAGGGCAGATATTGGGATTGCAGTTTCTGATGCTACTGACGCAGCCCAAGGTGCATCTGACATAGTCCTGACAGAGCCCGGATTAAGTGTAATTATTAGTGCGGTCTTGACTAGCAGAGCCATTTTCCAGAGAATGAAGAACTACACCATCTATGCAGTTTCTATAACTATCCGTATCGTGCTGGGTTTTATGCTTCTGGCACTGATATGGAAATTCGATTTCTCACCTTTCATGGTTCTGGTAATTGCCATACTCAATGATGGAACTATCATGACCATCTCGAAAGACAGGGTGAAGCCTTCTCCCCTTCCTGATTCATGGAAGCTTAAGGAGATCTTTGCCACCGGCATCGTTCTTGGCACCTATCTAGCTGTCATGACCGTTGTTTTCTTTTGGGCTGCTCACGAAACCGACTTCTTCTCG GATAAGTTTGGTGTAAGATCTATAAGGAACAACAATGAAGAGCTTACTGCAGCTGTCTACCTTCAAGTGAGCATTGTAAGTCAGGCACTCATCTTTGTTACTCGGTCCCGGAGCTTGTCTTATGTTGAACGCCCTGGTCTCTTGCTTGTGGTTGCCTTTCTTATAGCACAGCTG GTGGCAACTATTATTGCCGTGTATGGAAACTGGGGCTTTGCGAGGATACGCGGAATTGGGTGGGGATGGGCTGGCGTTATTTGGATCTACAGCGTCGTCTTTTACATCCCTTTGGATATTCTTAAATTCATTATCCGATATGTGTTGAGTGGCAAGGCCTGGAATAATCTGCTCGAGAATAAG ACTGCTTTCACGACGAAGAAGGATTATGGAAGGGGAGAGAGGGAAGCGCAATGGGCTGCAGCTCAACGGTCGCTGCACGGGCTTCATCCTCCCGAGACATCAGAACCTTTCACTGATAAGAACAACCATGGGGAGTTGTCTGAAATCGCCGAACAGGCCAAGAGGCGTGCTGAAGTTGCCAG GTTGAGGGAGCTCCACACGCTCAAGGGTCACGTTGAGTCTGTAGTGAAACTGAAGGGGCTTGATATTGAAACCATTCAGCAACACTACACTGTTTGA
- the LOC109008618 gene encoding ribonuclease 3-like protein 1 isoform X2, translating into MEMNSSNPEKFFVDLKLLPPINPHASPTSHSQVNSRKPKTRALGKVVKPSAKQGLKLVEYDGRPTKANQAYNIQAQNLMVEEDAFLCPRECREFTSNGVMGGRGNIAFQNESTDGASKKGLAKSNLFEICAANYWKPPLFECCKEEGPSHAKMFTFKVIVVMEEASTTVLVCFGAPQLKKKTAAEQAAEGALWYLKHIGYSPKDA; encoded by the exons ATGGAAATGAATTCCTCGAACCCAGAAAAATTCTTTGTTGATCTCAAGCTTCTTCCCCCCATAAATCCACACGCCTCTCCCACTTCCCACTCCCAG GTTAATTCAAGGAAACCCAAAACCAGGGCATTAGGAAAAGTAGTAAAGCCAAGCGCCAAACAGGGTCTAAAGCTGGTTGAATATGATGGGCGACCCACAAAAGCCAATCAAGCTTACAACATTCAAGCACAGAACTTGATGGTTGAAGAAGATGCTTTTCTTTGTCCCAGAGAGTGCAGAGAATTCACCTCCAATGGAGTGATGGGGGGCAGGGGAAACATAGCCTTTCAGAATGAATCTACAGATG GCGCTTCAAAGAAGGGATTGGCGAAATCAAATCTGTTCGAGATCTGCGCTGCAAACTATTGGAAGCCCCCTTTATTTGAATGCTGCAAAGAGGAAGGGCCAAGCCATGCAAAAAT GTTCACCTTCAAGGTTATTGTCGTGATGGAGGAAGCCTCAACCACGGTTTTGGTGTGCTTTGGTGCtccccaattgaaaaagaaaacagcaGCAGAGCAAGCAGCTGAAGGGGCCTTATGGTACTTGAAACATATTGGTTATTCTCCAAAGGACGCCTAA
- the LOC109008617 gene encoding probable receptor-like protein kinase At1g80640 isoform X2: MMNLLGLLLPMWVSSAILSTIIVDARSEPAISAISEPASVAQREPTSQFSLKMEAESPGVPKVRVTHHQDLNKRILIALIVASILLGGILLFSICFWIYRWKNSKNSNEKEAGKGMSQSPMMVRFNSLMMLDKKSAVAIFDYQSLEAATNNFHESNVIGEGSSGRIYKACFDEKSLAAVRRIDGFRLGMEREFENEVNCLSKIRHQNIIELLGYCIDGESRFLVYEMVEKASLETQLHGSTRGSGLTWHLRMKIAVDVARGLEYLHEHSNPPVVHRGIKSSNILLDSNYNAKLSDFLLAVTSDTENKNIKISGTSGYLAPEYLSDGKLTDKSDVYAFGVVLLELLMGRKPLENDALPQCQSIVTWAIPQLTDRSKLPNIVDPVIKNTMDLKHLYQVAAVAVLCVQPEPCYRPLITDVLHSLIPLVPCELGGSLRVTEPVKPGRHSELQNL; encoded by the exons ATGATGAATCTTCTTGGTCTTCTGCTTCCCATGTGGGTATCGAGCGCCATTTTGTCTACAATCATCGTTGATGCTAGATCAGAGCCTGCTATATCTGCAATTTCGGAGCCTGCTTCTGTTGCCCAGAGAGAGCCTACTTCTCAATTTTCTCTAAAAATGGAAGCTGAATCTCCAG GAGTACCAAAGGTTAGAGTAACGCACCACCAAGATTTGAACAAGAGAATTCTTATAGCGCTCATTGTTGCTTCCATTCTCCTTGGTGGGATTTTGCTGTTTTCAATATGTTTTTGGATCTATAGATGGAAAAACTCAAAGAACTCCAATGAAAAAG AGGCTGGAAAAGGGATGTCGCAAAGTCCAATGATGGTTAGATTTAATTCCTTGATGATGCTCGATAAGAAAAGTGCGGTAGCTATATTTGATTATCAATCATTAGAAGCTGCGACAAACAATTTCCATGAAAGTAATGTTATAGGTGAGGGTAGTTCTGGACGTATCTACAAAGcttgttttgatgaaaaatcccTTGCAGCAGTGAGGAGAATTGATGGTTTCAGGCTAGGCATGGAAAGAGAATTTGAA AATGAGGTAAATTGCTTGAGCAAAATTCGGCATCAGAATATTATTGAACTACTTGGTTACTGCATCGATGGAGAATCAAGGTTTCTAGTTTATGAAATGGTTGAGAAAGCTTCTTTGGAAACTCAACTGCATG GATCTACCCGGGGATCAGGTTTAACGTGGCATTTGCGGATGAAAATAGCTGTTGATGTTGCTAG GGGGTTAGAATATCTTCATGAGCATTCCAATCCTCCCGTGGTTCATAGAGGCATAAAATCCTCTAACATTCTTCTGGATTCTAATTACAATGCTAAG CTGTCAGATTTTCTCCTTGCCGTAACTTCTGACACTGAAAACAAGAACATAAAGATTTCAGGAACATCAGGTTATTTGGCACCGGAGTATCTTTCAGATG GTAAACTAACAGATAAAAGTGATGTCTATGCTTTTGGAGTTGTCCTTCTTGAACTTCTTATGGGAAGAAAGCCATTGGAAAATGATGCTCTGCCTCAATGCCAATCTATTGTTACATGG GCTATTCCCCAGCTTACCGACAGATCAAAGCTTCCAAACATTGTTGATCCTGTAATAAAAAACACCATGGACCTAAAGCACTTATATCAG GTTGCTGCTGTGGCTGTGCTATGCGTACAACCAGAACCATGTTACAGGCCGTTGATAACGGATGTCCTGCACTCACTCATCCCTCTTGTCCCTTGTGAGCTTGGAGGGTCACTCAGAGTTACAGAACCTGTGAAGCCAGGCCGTCACTCAGAGTTACAGAACCTGTGA
- the LOC109008617 gene encoding probable receptor-like protein kinase At1g80640 isoform X1, translating to MMNLLGLLLPMWVSSAILSTIIVDARSEPAISAISEPASVAQREPTSQFSLKMEAESPGVPKVRVTHHQDLNKRILIALIVASILLGGILLFSICFWIYRWKNSKNSNEKGQKSLEAGKGMSQSPMMVRFNSLMMLDKKSAVAIFDYQSLEAATNNFHESNVIGEGSSGRIYKACFDEKSLAAVRRIDGFRLGMEREFENEVNCLSKIRHQNIIELLGYCIDGESRFLVYEMVEKASLETQLHGSTRGSGLTWHLRMKIAVDVARGLEYLHEHSNPPVVHRGIKSSNILLDSNYNAKLSDFLLAVTSDTENKNIKISGTSGYLAPEYLSDGKLTDKSDVYAFGVVLLELLMGRKPLENDALPQCQSIVTWAIPQLTDRSKLPNIVDPVIKNTMDLKHLYQVAAVAVLCVQPEPCYRPLITDVLHSLIPLVPCELGGSLRVTEPVKPGRHSELQNL from the exons ATGATGAATCTTCTTGGTCTTCTGCTTCCCATGTGGGTATCGAGCGCCATTTTGTCTACAATCATCGTTGATGCTAGATCAGAGCCTGCTATATCTGCAATTTCGGAGCCTGCTTCTGTTGCCCAGAGAGAGCCTACTTCTCAATTTTCTCTAAAAATGGAAGCTGAATCTCCAG GAGTACCAAAGGTTAGAGTAACGCACCACCAAGATTTGAACAAGAGAATTCTTATAGCGCTCATTGTTGCTTCCATTCTCCTTGGTGGGATTTTGCTGTTTTCAATATGTTTTTGGATCTATAGATGGAAAAACTCAAAGAACTCCAATGAAAAAGGTCAAAAAAGCTTAG AGGCTGGAAAAGGGATGTCGCAAAGTCCAATGATGGTTAGATTTAATTCCTTGATGATGCTCGATAAGAAAAGTGCGGTAGCTATATTTGATTATCAATCATTAGAAGCTGCGACAAACAATTTCCATGAAAGTAATGTTATAGGTGAGGGTAGTTCTGGACGTATCTACAAAGcttgttttgatgaaaaatcccTTGCAGCAGTGAGGAGAATTGATGGTTTCAGGCTAGGCATGGAAAGAGAATTTGAA AATGAGGTAAATTGCTTGAGCAAAATTCGGCATCAGAATATTATTGAACTACTTGGTTACTGCATCGATGGAGAATCAAGGTTTCTAGTTTATGAAATGGTTGAGAAAGCTTCTTTGGAAACTCAACTGCATG GATCTACCCGGGGATCAGGTTTAACGTGGCATTTGCGGATGAAAATAGCTGTTGATGTTGCTAG GGGGTTAGAATATCTTCATGAGCATTCCAATCCTCCCGTGGTTCATAGAGGCATAAAATCCTCTAACATTCTTCTGGATTCTAATTACAATGCTAAG CTGTCAGATTTTCTCCTTGCCGTAACTTCTGACACTGAAAACAAGAACATAAAGATTTCAGGAACATCAGGTTATTTGGCACCGGAGTATCTTTCAGATG GTAAACTAACAGATAAAAGTGATGTCTATGCTTTTGGAGTTGTCCTTCTTGAACTTCTTATGGGAAGAAAGCCATTGGAAAATGATGCTCTGCCTCAATGCCAATCTATTGTTACATGG GCTATTCCCCAGCTTACCGACAGATCAAAGCTTCCAAACATTGTTGATCCTGTAATAAAAAACACCATGGACCTAAAGCACTTATATCAG GTTGCTGCTGTGGCTGTGCTATGCGTACAACCAGAACCATGTTACAGGCCGTTGATAACGGATGTCCTGCACTCACTCATCCCTCTTGTCCCTTGTGAGCTTGGAGGGTCACTCAGAGTTACAGAACCTGTGAAGCCAGGCCGTCACTCAGAGTTACAGAACCTGTGA
- the LOC109008616 gene encoding ATPase 9, plasma membrane-type isoform X1 — protein sequence MAGLAPKTKVLRDGRWTEQEAAILVPGDVISIKLGDIIPADARLLEGDPLKIDQSALTGESLPVTKNPGHEVFSGSTVKQGELEAVVIATGVHTFFGKAAHLVDSTNQEGHFQKVLTAIGNFCICSIALGMIIEIVVMYPVQKRDYRNGIDNLLVLLIGGIPIAMPTVLSVTMAIGSHRLSKQGAITKRMTAIEEMAGMDVLCSDKTGTLTLNKLTVDKTMIEVFVKDVNQDALILLGARASRVENQDAIDACIVGMLGDPKEAREGINEVHFFPFNPVDKRTAITYIDSEGNWHRVSKGAPEQIIELCNLREDVKEKAHAIIAKFADRGLRSLAVARQAVPEKTKESAGGPWQFVGLLPLFDPPRHDSAETIRRALNLGVNVKMITGDQLAIGKETGRRLGMGTNMYPSSSLLGDHKDESIAALPVDELIEKADGFAGVFPEHKYEIVKRLQERKHICGMTGDGVNDAPALKRADIGIAVSDATDAAQGASDIVLTEPGLSVIISAVLTSRAIFQRMKNYTIYAVSITIRIVLGFMLLALIWKFDFSPFMVLVIAILNDGTIMTISKDRVKPSPLPDSWKLKEIFATGIVLGTYLAVMTVVFFWAAHETDFFSDKFGVRSIRNNNEELTAAVYLQVSIVSQALIFVTRSRSLSYVERPGLLLVVAFLIAQLVATIIAVYGNWGFARIRGIGWGWAGVIWIYSVVFYIPLDILKFIIRYVLSGKAWNNLLENKTAFTTKKDYGRGEREAQWAAAQRSLHGLHPPETSEPFTDKNNHGELSEIAEQAKRRAEVARLRELHTLKGHVESVVKLKGLDIETIQQHYTV from the exons ATGGCAGGTCTTGCGCCAAAAACCAAG GTTCTGAGAGATGGAAGATGGACAGAGCAAGAGGCTGCAATCTTAGTACCGGGAGATGTGATTAGTATTAAGTTAGGAGATATTATCCCAGCTGATGCTCGTCTCTTGGAGGGAGACCCGCTCAAGATCGACCAGTCTGCCCTAACTGGTGAGTCTCTGCCGGTTACAAAGAATCCGGGTCATGAAGTCTTCTCTGGGTCCACTGTCAAACAAGGTGAGCTAGAGGCCGTTGTGATTGCCACTGGGGTGCACACCTTCTTTGGCAAGGCTGCTCACCTGGTCGACAGCACCAACCAGGAAGGACACTTCCAAAAG GTGTTGACTGCCATTGGAAACTTCTGCATATGCTCGATCGCTCTGGGGATGATAATAGAGATAGTTGTTATGTACCCAGTTCAGAAACGTGATTACAGGAATGGGATCGACAATCTATTGGTGCTTCTCATTGGGGGCATCCCAATAGCTATGCCTACTGTTTTGTCTGTGACAATGGCTATTGGTTCCCACCGGCTGTCAAAACAGGGTGCTATCACCAAGAGGATGACAGCCATTGAAGAGATGGCTGGAATGGATGTTCTCTGTAGTGACAAGACCGGGACTCTTACTCTCAACAAGCTTACTGTAGACAAGACCATGATAGAG GTATTTGTGAAGGATGTGAACCAGGACGCTCTGATTTTACTTGGGGCCAGGGCTTCCAGGGTTGAGAATCAGGATGCAATTGACGCTTGTATTGTTGGGATGTTGGGTGACCCCAAGGAG GCGCGAGAAGGTATCAATGAGGTGCATTTCTTTCCCTTTAACCCAGTTGACAAGCGTACGGCCATAACATACATCGACTCTGAAGGCAATTGGCACCGAGTTAGCAAAGGCGCCCCAGAGCAG ATCATTGAGCTCTGCAACCTCCGGGAAGATGTAAAAGAGAAAGCCCATGCAATCATTGCCAAGTTTGCTGATCGTGGTCTTCGCTCTCTTGCTGTTGCTAGACAA GCGGTGCCAGAAAAAACCAAGGAGAGCGCAGGAGGACCATGGCAATTTGTGGGTCTATTGCCTCTCTTTGATCCTCCGAGACATGACAGTGCAGAGACCATTCGCCGAGCCCTCAATCTTGGTGTCAATGTTAAAATGATCACAGGTGATCAGCTCGCCATTGGGAAGGAGACTGGTCGCAGGCTTGGCATGGGAACAAACATGTATccttcctcctccctcctcGGTGATCATAAAGACGAGTCCATTGCTGCCCTTCCTGTTGATGAGCTTATTGAGAAGGCTGATGGCTTTGCTGGCGTCTTCCCTG AACACAAATATGAAATCGTGAAGAGGCTGCAAGAGAGGAAGCATATATGTGGGATGACTGGAGATGGTGTAAATGATGCCCCGGCTCTAAAGAGGGCAGATATTGGGATTGCAGTTTCTGATGCTACTGACGCAGCCCAAGGTGCATCTGACATAGTCCTGACAGAGCCCGGATTAAGTGTAATTATTAGTGCGGTCTTGACTAGCAGAGCCATTTTCCAGAGAATGAAGAACTACACCATCTATGCAGTTTCTATAACTATCCGTATCGTGCTGGGTTTTATGCTTCTGGCACTGATATGGAAATTCGATTTCTCACCTTTCATGGTTCTGGTAATTGCCATACTCAATGATGGAACTATCATGACCATCTCGAAAGACAGGGTGAAGCCTTCTCCCCTTCCTGATTCATGGAAGCTTAAGGAGATCTTTGCCACCGGCATCGTTCTTGGCACCTATCTAGCTGTCATGACCGTTGTTTTCTTTTGGGCTGCTCACGAAACCGACTTCTTCTCG GATAAGTTTGGTGTAAGATCTATAAGGAACAACAATGAAGAGCTTACTGCAGCTGTCTACCTTCAAGTGAGCATTGTAAGTCAGGCACTCATCTTTGTTACTCGGTCCCGGAGCTTGTCTTATGTTGAACGCCCTGGTCTCTTGCTTGTGGTTGCCTTTCTTATAGCACAGCTG GTGGCAACTATTATTGCCGTGTATGGAAACTGGGGCTTTGCGAGGATACGCGGAATTGGGTGGGGATGGGCTGGCGTTATTTGGATCTACAGCGTCGTCTTTTACATCCCTTTGGATATTCTTAAATTCATTATCCGATATGTGTTGAGTGGCAAGGCCTGGAATAATCTGCTCGAGAATAAG ACTGCTTTCACGACGAAGAAGGATTATGGAAGGGGAGAGAGGGAAGCGCAATGGGCTGCAGCTCAACGGTCGCTGCACGGGCTTCATCCTCCCGAGACATCAGAACCTTTCACTGATAAGAACAACCATGGGGAGTTGTCTGAAATCGCCGAACAGGCCAAGAGGCGTGCTGAAGTTGCCAG GTTGAGGGAGCTCCACACGCTCAAGGGTCACGTTGAGTCTGTAGTGAAACTGAAGGGGCTTGATATTGAAACCATTCAGCAACACTACACTGTTTGA
- the LOC109008618 gene encoding uncharacterized protein LOC109008618 isoform X1, which produces MEMNSSNPEKFFVDLKLLPPINPHASPTSHSQVNSRKPKTRALGKVVKPSAKQGLKLVEYDGRPTKANQAYNIQAQNLMVEEDAFLCPRECREFTSNGVMGGRGNIAFQNESTDGTDLNPRLFVPYITAMSFGIVSWASLPKIRDNIFTKNKVSRVARLSPFKRKMRCLGNWCFTFLSICLSLFISYFFLKGFKPHPSVLLFAPYQFYK; this is translated from the exons ATGGAAATGAATTCCTCGAACCCAGAAAAATTCTTTGTTGATCTCAAGCTTCTTCCCCCCATAAATCCACACGCCTCTCCCACTTCCCACTCCCAG GTTAATTCAAGGAAACCCAAAACCAGGGCATTAGGAAAAGTAGTAAAGCCAAGCGCCAAACAGGGTCTAAAGCTGGTTGAATATGATGGGCGACCCACAAAAGCCAATCAAGCTTACAACATTCAAGCACAGAACTTGATGGTTGAAGAAGATGCTTTTCTTTGTCCCAGAGAGTGCAGAGAATTCACCTCCAATGGAGTGATGGGGGGCAGGGGAAACATAGCCTTTCAGAATGAATCTACAGATGGTACAGATCTAAACCCAAGATTGTTTGTGCCATACATTACTGCTATGTCTTTTGGCATTGTTTCCTGGGCTTCTTTACCCAAAATTAGAGATaacatatttacaaaaaataaggTCAGCAGAGTAGCGAGGCTGTCCCCTTTTAAGAGGAAAATGAGATGTTTGGGAAATTGGTGCTTTACATTTCTATCCATATGTTTGTCCCTTTTCATATCATACTTCTTTTTGAAAGGTTTTAAGCCACACCCATCAGTATTGTTATTTGCTCCCTaccaattttataaataa